One part of the Aspergillus fumigatus Af293 chromosome 7, whole genome shotgun sequence genome encodes these proteins:
- a CDS encoding exoribonuclease II has product MSLLMQKTYISRGFIGAGHLLKRNRVITGTKHTSCLGRISHCPCLARRTLATNVELPTAGQDSQQTTTSIEDILLKTEFEENKDIRNYLRKWQETHPNILDPVRGPGTASTSDPSAPWVGNMLNDGMEPFDAGSDVVREADEESLEFHNIGDEGEGVNEFLQPGDLVALSTVDGILSFAIYVRSVQKQQQFYTERGKWRIANNKDLDYVLKGFAPPELVAPLLPHFPDTVAQMSPEMQSAIEGGVPRPVGAPLLQKISDFEAKIQDFYRAHSHILDNMHEIVADEEEKLEYTLEELACKTLGIEEEALDDTILFAVHQTIRRNSFIIENDRSSLFTNHYLVQPKRVARLLDTVTKWVHEHLEYLVRSATGRLIGEEKSNMKDHPLQQFLQKARRLIRMSRKVRSPTIMASVGPTAHRFAPGQDGKPMVYREMLTEKFDDNDRMIIEYLLLWCIPPRRMNSGPLRSAGSHIMRATGMYTTLELNAATVKLFLQELGVLSPWENLRLLDQSLALPGHGISRKSDAMWEDVNQVCEKLRSEGLSDKMESLRTDFGNLPVYCVDNPDAQEIDDGVSLEPIPSSTDTFWIHIHIANPSAFVEPDSSIMEYAAVRNQTLYVPERTYPMLPSSLTQNHFSLAPGRPTLTFSAKMNLQGEVLETKIANGIVRNVIYITHDKLRSLFETTTGSSDTLTVGGTITQPHSREELQSSLTPEDERAFHTLRKLMLAFREYRLKNGAMEWPSPADNSVSVFAGTAPMKPYTMDITNGRYYLGDPIIQLRLQDVDPHEVPDLTKRNLVSTLMNFACWISGKWCAERNIPAVYDGTCYHPEYPRLTNENMAEYGGEGWLHFTPPKGISSSTPIPHIPLGLDAYIKSTSPLRRYVDLLAHYQIEAALRFEHEHGRPLDASKDTSVLPFSKDYVDKYIARSRWKRNRIRDCDAASKQFWSCMLLFRAFYFAECTLPETFPCLLHKPYSSTSMAGTEFGEGYAGVITSLGVRCQILTHNVPDANILSLVEAKITSVDLARMLVIMEATRVVKHFERVGEWC; this is encoded by the exons ATGTCTTTGTTGATGCAAAAGACGTACATTTCCCGTGGGTTCATTGGGGCGGGCCATCTGCTGAAGCGAAATCGCGTTATAACTGGGACTAAACACACAAGTTGCTTGGGGCGCATATCGCATTGTCCATGCCTTGCTCGCCGGACGCTGGCTACGAATGTTGAG TTGCCCACCGCTGGACAGGACTCGCAACAGACTACTACCTCTATCGAGGATATCCTCCTAAAAACCGAGTTCGaggagaacaaagacatTCGGAATTATCTGCGCAAATGGCAGGAGACGCACCCGAACATATTGGACCCGGTCCGAGGGCCTGGGACGGCCAGCACATCAGATCCATCGGCTCCTTGGGTGGGAAACATGCTCAACGATGGCATGGAGCCGTTTGATGCCGGTAGTGATGTTGTACGCGAGGCAGATGAGGAGAGCTTGGAATTCCACAATATCGGGGACGAAGGAGAGGGAGTAAATGAATTCCTCCAGCCAGGGGACTTGGTGGCTCTTTCTAC TGTCGACGGCATTTTAAGTTTTGCAATTTACGTCCGCTCTGTCCAGAAGCAGCAACAGTTCTATACAGAGCGAGGGAAATGGCGAATTGCCAACAACAAAGATCTGGACTATGTCCTGAAGGGATTCGCTCCTCCAGAATTGGTCGCCCCGCTTCTGCCACATTTTCCGGACACAGTGGCTCAAATGAGCCCTGAGATGCAGTCGGCCATTGAAGGTGGAGTACCGAGACCTGTTGGTGCCCCCCTCTTGCAAAAGATCAGTGACTTCGAAGCAAAGATCCAAGATTTCTACCGAGCCCATTCGCATATCCTTGATAATATGCATGAAATTGTCgcagacgaggaagagaagctagAATACACCCTGGAAGAACTGGCATGTAAGACCTTAGGCATAGAGGAGGAGGCCCTGGACGATACGATCTTATTTGCCGTGCATCAGACTATCCGCCGGAACTCATTCATTATTGAGAATGACCGAAGTTCGCTGTTCACAAATCATTACCTGGTGCAACCGAAACGAGTTGCCAGACTCCTCGATACTGTCACCAAATGGGTACATGAACACCTGGAATACCTCGTCCGGTCTGCGACAGGCAGGCTAATAGGAGAGGAGAAGTCCAATATGAAGGACCATCCCCTGCAACAATTCCTGCAAAAGGCCCGGCGTCTCATACGGATGAGCAGGAAAGTGCGGTCGCCGACGATCATGGCGAGCGTTGGTCCGACGGCACACCGCTTCGCACCAGGGCAGGATGGAAAACCCATGGTGTATCGCGAAATGCTCACCGAGAAGTTCGATGACAACGATCGAATGATCATAGAATATCTGTTGCTCTGGTGCATACCTCCTAGGAGAATGAACTCTGGGCCGTTGAGGTCGGCTGGCTCGCACATCATGCGCGCTACTGGAATGTATACCACGCTCGAGCTGAACGCAGCGACCGTCAAGCTCTTCTTACAGGAATTAGGGGTGTTATCTCCTTGGGAAAATTTACGATTACTTGACCAGAGTTTagctcttcctggacacGGGATCTCGCGCAAGTCAGACGCTATGTGGGAAGATGTCAACCAAGTGTGCGAGAAGCTCAGATCAGAAGGGCTCTCGGATAAAATGGAGAGCCTGCGGACTGACTTTGGTAATCTGCCAGTCTACTGCGTGGACAATCCTGACGCGCAAGAGATAGACGATGGAGTCTCCTTGGAGCCTATTCCAAGCTCGACCGACACGTTCTGGATACACATACACATCGCCAACCCCTCCGCATTTGTCGAACCTGACAGCTCAATCATGGAATACGCCGCCGTGCGTAATCAGACTCTCTATGTCCCCGAGCGCACATACCCGATGCTGCCCAGCTCATTGACACAGAACCATTTCAGTTTGGCTCCTGGTCGCCCTACTCTCACATTCAGTGCCAAAATGAATTTGCAGGGTGAAGTTCTGGAAACGAAAATCGCCAATGGCATTGTCAGAAACGTAATCTATATTACGCACGACAAGCTACGTAGTCTTTTTGAAACCACCACTGGATCTTCGGACACCCTGACAGTGGGAGGCACTATCACGCAGCCGCATTCTCGGGAAGAGTTACAGAGCTCGCTGACACCAGAAGACGAACGTGCTTTCCATACCTTGCGTAAACTGATGCTGGCATTTCGTGAATATCGGCTCAAAAACGGTGCCATGGAGTGGCCGTCGCCTGCTGACAATTCAGTCTCTGTCTTTGCAGGAACGGCGCCCATGAAACCCTACACCATGGATATCACCAATGGCCGCTACTACTTGGGCGATCCAATCATCCAGTTGCGCTTGCAGGATGTCGACCCGCACGAAGTACCTGACCTCACCAAGCGAAATCTCGTCTCGACCTTGATGAATTTCGCTTGCTGGATCTCTGGGAAATGGTGTGCAGAGCGCAACATCCCAGCAGTCTACGACGGAACATGCTATCACCCCGAATACCCGAGACTAACGAACGAAAACATGGCTGAATAtggaggagaaggatggCTGCACTTCACACCCCCCAAGGGTATCTCCTCATCGACCCCCATCCCACATATTCCCCTCGGCCTGGACGCTTATATCAAATCCACAAGCCCACTTCGGCGATACGTCGACCTCCTCGCACACTACCAGATCGAAGCCGCGCTGCGCTTCGAGCACGAACACGGGCGGCCCTTAGACGCCTCGAAGGATACCTCTGTTCTTCCCTTCTCCAAGGACTATGTCGACAAGTACATCGCAAGGTCACGCTGGAAACGCAACCGCATCCGGGACTGTGACGCCGCGTCCAAGCAGTTCTGGTCGTGTATGCTTCTCTTCCGCGCATTCTACTTCGCTGAATGCACATTACCCGAGACGTTCCCGTGCCTCCTCCACAAGCCCTACAGCTCTACCTCCATGGCAGGCACCGAGTTCGGCGAAGGATACGCGGGCGTCATCACGTCTTTAGGAGTCCGCTGTCAAATCCTTACCCACAACGTCCCGGATGCCAACATTCTTAGCCTTGTTGAAGCTAAGATTACCTCGGTTGATTTGGCTCGCATGCTGGTCATCATGGAGGCCACGCGAGTGGTCAAGCATTTTGAGCGGGTTGGAGAGTGGTGTTAG
- a CDS encoding FAD-binding oxidoreductase yields MTRGQPWRAAVAITVAALARLSAADICSVIKQQGIEIQKPLSPHYYKDLANYWSAACGDLKPTCIATPTSALEMSAIVKQLHNFDDLFAVKSGGHMPNNGFASIQDGLLISTENLDQVIYNPEDQTAIIGPGLTWEDAQKGLDGTGRTLVGGRLGGVGVGGYMLGGGLSFLSSQYGWAANNVVNFEVVLANGTVVNANAKENTDLFAALKGGGNNFGIVTAYTLQTHPQDHKVWGGNYIFTADKTPQVLSALRDFTEHYPDDKAAIIVTCEHGLLIHTWIMFLFYDGPEPPEGVFTNFTAIGPTDTTKTWDSYYDLLKHNDIFILHGQRYTIATETTPLPNKTVGAEVMQRYYDHWFNVTNTVLEVPNMLGSIAFQPMPRTITSKAKARGGDLLDFPTDQDYIIIELDFSYAFAADDGKIDAANQNLYRGFDNIISDNIDKGLLPDVYRPLFLNDAYFRQDYWGRIRTREQALQTRIKYDPDGFFQKRTSGGFRLH; encoded by the exons ATGACCCGAGGTCAACCATGGCGCGCAGCTGTAGCAATAACCGTGGCGGCTCTTGCTCGCCTTTCGGCTGCAGATATCTGCTCGGTGATCAAGCAACAGGGCATAGAGATTCAAAAGCCGCTGAGTCCCCACTACTATAAGGACCTGGCGAATTATTGGTCTGCTGCCTGTGGAGACCTGAAGCCGACATGTATCGCTACTCCTACGAGCGCCCTGGAGATGTCTGCGATTGTGAAGCAACTGCACAATTTTGACGACCTCTTCGCGGTGAAGTCGGGCGGACATATGCCCAACAATGGCTTCGCCAGCATTCAAGATGGCCTTCTCATCTCGACCGAGAACCTTGATCAAGTTATCTACAATCCCGAAGACCAGACTGCTATCATCGGTCCTGGCCTTACATGGGAAGATGCTCAGAAAGGTCTCGATGGTACTGGGCGGACACTCGTTGGTGGACGTCTTGGTGGAGTGGGCGTCGGAGGATATATGCTCGGAG GCGGGTTGAGCTTTTTGAGTTCACAGTATGGCTGGGCAGCCAACAACGTGGTCAACTTTGAAGTGGTTCTTGCCAATGGGACTGTGGTCAATGCCAACGCGAAGGAGAATACTG ATCTCTTCGCAGCTCTTAAGGGAGGTGGTAACAACTTTGGCATTGTTACTGCATACACTCTCCAGACGCATCCTCAAGACCATAAG GTATGGGGAGGAAACTATATCTTTACAGCCGATAAGACGCCTCAAGTCTTGAGCGCTCTTCGTGACTTCACCGAGCATTATCCCGATGACAAGGCGGCCATCATTGTGACTTGTGAGCATGGCTTGTTGATCCACACCTGGATCATGTTCCTCTTCTACGACGGGCCTGAGCCACCAGAGGGTGTTTTTACCAACTTTACAGCAATCGGACCTACCGATACTACTAAAACGTGGGATAGCTACTATGACTTG CTTAAACATAACGATATTTTTATTTTGCA CGGCCAACGGTATACTATTGCTACTGAGACCACTCCTCTGCCGAACAAGACAGTCGGCGCAGAGGTCATGCAAAGATACTACGACCACTGGTTTAATGTGACAAACACTGTACTTGAAGTGCCTAACATGCTCGGGTCCATTGCATTCCAACCAATGCCTCGGACTATCACCAGCAAAGCCAAAGCTAGAGGAGGA GACCTTCTCGACTTTCCCACAGATCAAGACTATATTATCATTGAGCTGGACTTCTCCTATGCTTTTGCTGCAGACGATGGCAAGATTGATGCTGCCAATCAGAATCTCTACAGGGGCTTTGACAACATCATCAGCGACAACATTGACAAGGGACTGTTGCCTGATGTTTACCGGCCACTCTTCCTGAATGATGCATATTTCCGACAGGACTACTGGGGTCGTATCCGTACCAGGGAGCAGGCATTGCAAACCAGGATCAAGTATGATCCAGATGGGTTTTTCCAGAAGAGAACTAGCGGAGGATTCAGGCTTCATTAA
- a CDS encoding MoaD/ThiS family protein, with the protein MTSKETQPVFQIHYFSSASSYTNKATETLPAPLPLSRLFDFLEERYPGIREKVLVSCGVSLGEEYVDVEADGEVVIGAGDEVAIIPPVSSG; encoded by the coding sequence ATGACCAGCAAAGAAACACAACCAGTCTTCCAAATCCACTActtctccagcgcatcaTCCTACACAAATAAAGCGACCGAGACGCTTCCAGCCCCTCTTCCACTGTCCAGGCTCTTTGATTTCCTAGAGGAACGATACCCCGGTATCAGGGAGAAGGTGCTGGTTAGTTGTGGGGTGAGTCTGGGAGAGGAGTATGTGGATGTTGAGGCCGATGGGGAGGTGGTAATTGGGGCTGGGGATGAGGTCGCGATTATTCCGCCTGTTAGTTCTGGGTGA
- a CDS encoding cystathionine gamma-synthase, giving the protein MAHLNQAIGASTRSLHADDELNVVTDVAPPLHVSTTFRYSDNPDELVPLTDLSGYDQEKTSHVYSRLSAPNPTRFEVILSSLLNGEAISYSSGLSALNAALVLLNPRRIAIGNGYHGCHGVIEMFGRLTGLQKLDLDCPAEQLEAGDVILLETPVNPQGTAFNIAAYADKAHSRGAYLIVDSTFAPPGLQDPFIWGADLIMHSGSKYFGGHSDVLCGVLATQRKDWAKKLFQDRLYLGSVMGNMESWLGVRSLRTLDIRVQRQSSNAANLVSWLDKALRAQNPAAGSDEAATQAALEQVFHASLQKEDEEWLLKQMPNGFGPVFSITMKEEDYARKLPSKLSFFHHATSLGGVETLIEWRTMTDATVDRRLLRISVGLENWEDLKSDLVNAFRALIGTK; this is encoded by the exons ATGGCTCATCTCAATCAAGCAATTGGCGCTTCTACGCGCTCTTTGCACGCAGATGATGAACTCAATGTAGTTACCGACGTTGCTCCACCATTGCATGTCTCTACGACCTTCCGATACTCGGACAATCCGGATGAACTGGTACCGCTCACGGATCTCAGCGGC TATGATCAAGAAAAAACCAGCCATGTCTATTCCCGTCTCTCCGCGCCCAACCCGACCCGTTTCGAAGTCATTTTATCGTCACTCCTCAACGGCGAAGCAATCAGCTATTCCTCGGGGCTATCCGCCCTGAACGCCGCGCTTGTTCTGCTGAATCCTCGGCGAATTGCCATCGGTAATGGCTACCATGGGTGCCACGGTGTGATCGAAATGTTCGGCCGCCTGACTGGACTCCAGAAACTCGATCTCGACTGCCCTGCTGAGCAGTTGGAGGCCGGAGACGTTATTCTCTTGGAGACGCCCGTAAACCCGCAAGGAACTGCTTTCAACATCGCAGCATACGCGGACAAGGCTCATTCTAGAGGCGCGTATCTGATTGTCGACAGCACATTCGCACCGCCAGGCCTACAAGACCCCTTCATCTGGGGTGCCGATCTTATCATGCATTCCGGGTCCAAATACTTTGGCGGGCACAGCGATGTTCTCTGTGGTGTCCTTGCAACACAGCGCAAGGATTGGGCGAAGAAACTCTTCCAGGATCGATTGTACTTGGGCAGCGTGATGGGTAACATGGAGAGTTGGCTTGGTGTGCGCAGTCTGCGCACCCTCGATATTCGCGTCCAGCGCCAGAGCTCGAACGCGGCGAACTTGGTCTCGTGGTTGGACAAGGCATTGCGCGCGCAGAATCCCGCAGCGGGTAGCGATGAAGCCGCCACGCAGGCTGCCCTCGAGCAAGTCTTTCACGCGAGTCTCCAGaaggaggacgaggagtGGCTACTAAAACAGATGCCTAATGGCTTCGGGCCTGTTTTCTCCATCAccatgaaggaggaggattaTGCGCGGAAGCTGCCCAGCAAGCTTTCGTTCTTCCATCACGCTACCAGTCTTGGTGGGGTGGAGACTTTGATCGAGTGGCGGACAATGACCGATGCCACGGTAGATCGTCGGTTGCTTCGGATCAGTGTAGGCTTGGAGAACTGGGAGGATCTCAAGAGCGATCTTGTTAATGCTTTCCGCGCGCTCATTGGGACCAAGTAA